Part of the Arthrobacter globiformis genome is shown below.
CTCGGACCATTCCTGCTACGACCTGACCCAGAAGCGCGAACGCACCGACGACGTCCGCGCCATGCCGCACGGCCTTCCGGGCGTGGAGACGCGCATGCCCGTCACGTTCACGGCGATGGCTGAGTCCGGCAGCGGCGTGGAGGACTTCGTGGAGGTCTTCTCCGCCGGACCGGCGCGCATCAATGCCCTGCCCGGCAAGGGCTCCATCGCCGAGGGCTTCGACGCCGACCTGGTGCTCTTCGATCCCGCAGAACAGCGGACGGTGGACGGCGGCGCGCTGCACATGGGCACCGACTTCTCGCCGTTCGACGGCCGCACTCTGGCCGGCTGGCCCGCCATCGTGGTTTCCGCCGGCCGCGTGGTGCTGGACCGGGAGGGCTTCCACGACCCCGGCGCCGTGGGCCGCTTCGTGGCCCGGAACGGGTTCCGGGAACACCTTGCCGCCGCTGCCGGCCTGTCCGCCGCGACCCTCTAGGAGCACGCCATGACTTCTTCAAACCGCCCAACCCGGATCGGCATGATCGTGCCGTCCTCCAACACCTGCCTGGAACCGCAGAGCTACCGTATCCTGGGCGACCGCACGGACGTCACCATCCACTTCACCCGGATCCCGGTCACCCGGATTGCGCTGGACAACTCATCCGACAGGCAGTTCGACCCCGCCGTCATGCGGGAGGCCGCCGGGCTGCTGGCGACCGCGGACGTGGACGTGATCGCCTGGAACGGCACCTCGGGATCGTGGCTGGGATCCGGGCACGACCGCGACCCTCGTCCTTGAAATCACCGACGCCACCGGCATCCCCGCCACGACATCCACCCTTGCGTACCTCGAGGCGTTCCGGGCCTTCGGCACCGAGCGAATCGGGCTGTTCACGCCGTACACGGAGGACGTCAACGAGGCCATCATCAGGTCCTATGAGCGGGACGGCATCAAGACCGTCAGCCACCGCTGCCTGGGCCTGAGCGACAACGAGTCCTTCGGCCGGGTCAGCGACGATGAAATGCGTCCCGGCTCTCTGGAGCTCGCGGCCGACGCTCCGGATGCGCTGATCTACCTCTGCACCAACCTGTACGGCGCCAACATAGCGGCCGGAATCGAGGGGGGCACGGGCGTTCCGGTGCTGGATTCGGTGGCCGTGACGCTGTGGCACTGCCTGAAACTTGCCGGCTCCCCCTTGCTCGCACCAAGGTGGGGCAGGCTCCTCGGGGACTGAGGGTAGCTACATCCGGATTTTGAGCGCCCCGGGATCCACCCAGATGGACAGGCGCTTGACGGTACCCACGTGGTCGCCGTCGAGCTGGAACTCCTCCTCCTGCTCGAGGGTGACCTCGATTTTCTTGCCCTGGAAGTACTCGGCGGATTCCTTCTGGTTCTTCTTGCGGCCGAAGATGCCCGCCGCGACGCCCAGCCAGCCGAAGTGCCCGCGGGGTGCCAGGATCAGCAGGTCCAGGATGCCGTCGTCGACCTTCGCTTCGGGGAAAATTTCGATGCCGCCCATGATCCTGCCGCAGTTGCCGGCCATGACACTGCGGATCCGCCGCTTGACGGGGTGCTTGCCGTCCACCTTGACTGTGGCCCTGACGGGCTTGCCCGGCAGCTTGCGGATGCCGGCTTCAACGTAAGCGAGCCAGCCCATGCGGTCCTTCAGTGCGTCCACCGTGTCCGCCATGATCGCGGCGTCGTAGCCCACGCCAGCCATGACCAGGAAGACGTTCTCGTCGTCGGACCCGTCAAAGGTGCTCCTGGCGACGTCAATCGTGCGGTCGGTGCCGTTCAGGACGTCGTACGCGGCGGAGACGGGATCGGAGATATCCACGCCCATATTGCGGGCCAGCAGGTTGCCCGTGCCCAGCGGCACCATCCCCATCGGCGTATCCGTCCCGGCCAGCGCCTCGGCCACGCACCGCACGGTACCGTCGCCGCCGGCGGCAATAACGACGTCGACCCCCGCCTCCAGCGCCTCGCGGGCCTGGCCCACTCCCGGGTCCTCAACGGTGGTTTCCAGCCACAGCGGCTCGGCCCAGCCCTGCGTGTCGCACAGCCGGACCAGCGAGGCGCGGAGGTCGGCGCCAACAGCCTTGGCGGGGTTTACGACCACGGCGGCCCGTGGCGGCGAGGAAGCATTCTGGGCTGTCATGGTGTCCTTCGGCTGCTGCGGGCGGGCCCGAAAGCCCCGGAACTCAAATCGTAGCCGCGTTCCCGGGATATGGCATGAACCTAAGTTCATCGACGCGCAGCCGGCGGCCCTCAGCGCGCGGTTTCCAGCCCGCCGGTGCTGCTGTGGCGGTCCAGGAGCGACGCCCCGGCAGCGGCCAGGATGAGTGCGGCGGCAAGGAACAGGGGAAGCTGCGGCTCCCCTGTTATGGCAACGCCGGCCGCCGCTGTTCCGGCGGACCCGGCGACGATCTTGAGGGCACCCACCCAAACAAATACCTGCCCCCGGACCTGCGGTGGGGCAAACTCACTGCGGGCGGCCAGGGTCGCCGCGAAGAAGTACGAGTTCATGGCTCCCGCGGCTGCGTACGCCGCGACGGCAGACGCAAAGTACCCGGACAAGGCG
Proteins encoded:
- a CDS encoding diacylglycerol/lipid kinase family protein, with the protein product MTAQNASSPPRAAVVVNPAKAVGADLRASLVRLCDTQGWAEPLWLETTVEDPGVGQAREALEAGVDVVIAAGGDGTVRCVAEALAGTDTPMGMVPLGTGNLLARNMGVDISDPVSAAYDVLNGTDRTIDVARSTFDGSDDENVFLVMAGVGYDAAIMADTVDALKDRMGWLAYVEAGIRKLPGKPVRATVKVDGKHPVKRRIRSVMAGNCGRIMGGIEIFPEAKVDDGILDLLILAPRGHFGWLGVAAGIFGRKKNQKESAEYFQGKKIEVTLEQEEEFQLDGDHVGTVKRLSIWVDPGALKIRM
- a CDS encoding maleate cis-trans isomerase family protein; this encodes MPATTSTLAYLEAFRAFGTERIGLFTPYTEDVNEAIIRSYERDGIKTVSHRCLGLSDNESFGRVSDDEMRPGSLELAADAPDALIYLCTNLYGANIAAGIEGGTGVPVLDSVAVTLWHCLKLAGSPLLAPRWGRLLGD